A single genomic interval of Pecten maximus unplaced genomic scaffold, xPecMax1.1, whole genome shotgun sequence harbors:
- the LOC117320411 gene encoding keratin-associated protein 5-2-like, which translates to MECAVCGVCRVWSVPCVECAVCGVCGVCLVESVPCVGFAVCGVCRVWSVPYVECVECAVCGVCREWSVECVECAVCGVCRVWSVWSVPCVNVPCLECAEWGVCRV; encoded by the coding sequence ATGGAGTGTGCCGTGTGTGGAGTGTGCCGTGTGTGGAGTGTGCCGTGTGTGGAGTGTGCCGTGTGTGGAGTGTGTGGAGTGTGCCTTGTGGAGAGTGTGCCGTGTGTGGGGTTTGCCGTGTGTGGAGTGTGCCGTGTGTGGAGTGTGCCGTATGTGGAGTGTGTGGAGTGTGCCGTGTGTGGAGTTTGCCGTGAGTGGAGTGTGGAGTGTGTGGAGTGTGCCGTGTGTGGAGTGTGCCGTGTGTGGAGTGTGTGGAGTGTGCCGTGTGTAAATGTGCCGTGTCTGGAGTGTGCCGAGTGGGGAGTGTGCCGTGTGTAG